The following coding sequences are from one Ornithodoros turicata isolate Travis chromosome 1, ASM3712646v1, whole genome shotgun sequence window:
- the LOC135377570 gene encoding uncharacterized protein LOC135377570: MARYSETDYLCEWEDWCGGEVPCTAFIGGVDSGENIYIGRAMHGGDVLPGKIVPSHNVCYVSYEGREHPYHTCQVLVTMDDSPFGWVPDSNGRLPPGAIQGGQTEDGEPLYIGRTFHEGALTIGKIQCSHGRLYIPYGGGEHSYTSYEALVCRTPNCRSY; this comes from the exons ATGGCGCGCTACTCAG AGACCGACTACCTGTGCGAGTGGGAGGACTGGTGCGGTGGTGAAGTTCCTTGCACTGCTTTCATCGGCGGCGTGGACAGCGGTGAAAATATCTACATCGGCCGGGCTATGCACGGCGGCGACGTCCTCCCTGGGAAGATCGTACCATCCCACAACGTCTGCTACGTGTCGTACGAGGGACGTGAACATCCCTACCACACGTGCCAG GTTCTGGTAACAATGGACGACAGCCCGTTTGGGTGGGTACCTGACTCCAACGGACGTCTGCCGCCAGGTGCTATCCAAGGTGGTCAGACAGAGGACGGCGAACCACTCTACATTGGTCGGACTTTCCACGAAGGCGCCCTCACCATTGGCAAGATCCAGTGCTCGCACGGACGTCTTTACATCCCATACGGCGGAGGCGAGCATTCTTACACCTCCTACGAAGCTCTTGTCTGTCGCACCCCAAATTGCAGGTCGTACTGA